A single Vulcanisaeta distributa DSM 14429 DNA region contains:
- a CDS encoding DUF779 domain-containing protein codes for MLNVSVEFGDDVKELIKNMKEKYGDIIIILGHGCCSPTEPQIYRASDFIVGSDYVEVGRVDDVPFYIERNLAESYNGWVLTLRVEPLNGAVDDSFSLDVLEGVRLRLGFKAMKVSLSKNLSMKLPQ; via the coding sequence GTGTTGAATGTAAGTGTTGAGTTTGGGGATGATGTTAAGGAATTGATTAAAAATATGAAGGAGAAGTACGGCGATATCATTATAATCCTTGGACACGGATGCTGCTCACCAACGGAACCGCAGATATATAGGGCTAGTGATTTCATCGTTGGTAGTGATTATGTTGAGGTTGGTAGGGTTGATGACGTGCCGTTTTACATAGAGCGTAATTTGGCGGAGTCCTACAATGGTTGGGTACTCACGCTTAGGGTTGAGCCGCTTAATGGGGCTGTTGATGATTCATTCTCGCTTGATGTGCTTGAGGGTGTTAGGTTGAGGCTTGGTTTTAAGGCTATGAAGGTTTCATTATCGAAGAACCTAAGTATGAAGCTTCCTCAATAA
- a CDS encoding protein-L-isoaspartate(D-aspartate) O-methyltransferase, with protein sequence MIDFASARRRLVNMLKDEGIIRSDRVERAMLSVPREEFLPSYLRLYAYEDTPLEIMYGQTISAPHMVAMMCELLDLRPGLRVLEVGTGTGYHAAVCAEAMERKGTVYTIEYYPGLALYATQNLAKLGYLGVVHVFIGDGSKGLPRYAPFDRILVTAAAPRVPPKLLEQLSSDGIMVIPIEERFTQVLYVVTKEDGVPHMRPVTYVSFVKMRYSEE encoded by the coding sequence ATGATTGATTTTGCATCGGCAAGGAGGAGATTGGTTAATATGCTTAAGGATGAGGGGATAATCAGGAGTGATAGGGTTGAAAGGGCCATGCTAAGCGTACCCCGTGAAGAATTCCTACCAAGCTACCTAAGGCTTTACGCCTATGAAGATACACCACTCGAAATTATGTATGGCCAAACAATCTCAGCGCCTCACATGGTCGCCATGATGTGCGAATTACTTGATCTTAGGCCTGGGCTTAGGGTACTTGAGGTTGGCACGGGCACTGGATACCACGCCGCAGTGTGTGCTGAAGCCATGGAGAGGAAGGGCACAGTGTATACTATTGAGTATTACCCAGGCCTTGCCCTCTACGCCACTCAAAACCTGGCTAAATTGGGTTACTTAGGCGTTGTTCATGTGTTCATTGGCGATGGCTCAAAGGGCCTGCCCAGGTATGCGCCGTTTGATAGGATACTCGTTACCGCAGCCGCCCCCAGGGTGCCGCCCAAGTTACTTGAGCAGTTATCGAGTGATGGCATAATGGTTATACCAATTGAGGAGAGGTTTACCCAGGTACTCTACGTGGTTACTAAGGAGGATGGTGTACCCCACATGAGGCCCGTGACCTACGTATCCTTCGTCAAGATGAGGTATAGCGAGGAATAA
- a CDS encoding ABC transporter substrate-binding protein, translated as MLLTKALDGTPRRIVSLNPSITEFLFIIGAGNRVIGTDVWSYRPREAMKTVKIGSFTSADIETIKRLSPDLIILSYPVQRHLVEPLSGIAPVLAVPMPVNLNAIISSFEMIGKLLDLDEEAQRVMGIYMDLLKHSIDVENVIVVLSLGDYVIPCETSYIASTLERVGIKYVRGLKCVELITNKDGALNIINRVNPQLVIYEGKTKDYRPQETNWINRPTIHTPNDVLAHFGPSLPLDIQLLINTIKNKEKFVKNTSSIVRPSLGDPWYKPYL; from the coding sequence GTGTTACTAACAAAGGCATTAGACGGCACACCACGCAGGATAGTAAGTCTCAACCCATCAATAACGGAATTCCTATTCATAATTGGTGCAGGTAATAGGGTGATTGGCACTGACGTCTGGAGTTACAGGCCCAGGGAGGCTATGAAAACAGTCAAGATAGGGTCATTCACGTCAGCCGATATCGAGACAATTAAAAGGCTAAGCCCCGACCTAATAATACTCTCATACCCAGTACAGAGACATTTAGTCGAGCCATTAAGCGGCATTGCTCCCGTACTCGCAGTCCCAATGCCCGTGAATTTAAACGCCATCATAAGCTCCTTCGAGATGATAGGTAAATTACTTGACTTAGACGAAGAGGCACAGAGGGTAATGGGTATATACATGGACCTATTGAAGCACTCCATTGATGTGGAGAATGTGATAGTCGTTCTGTCCCTCGGTGATTACGTAATACCCTGTGAGACATCATACATAGCATCAACACTTGAAAGAGTTGGTATTAAGTACGTAAGAGGCCTTAAATGCGTTGAGCTTATCACAAATAAGGATGGCGCTTTAAACATAATTAACAGAGTTAACCCGCAACTAGTGATTTATGAGGGAAAGACAAAGGATTACAGACCACAGGAAACGAATTGGATAAACAGACCAACAATACATACGCCGAATGATGTCCTTGCACACTTTGGTCCAAGTCTTCCACTTGACATTCAATTACTAATTAACACCATTAAAAACAAGGAGAAATTTGTAAAGAACACTTCAAGTATTGTAAGACCAAGCCTCGGCGATCCCTGGTACAAGCCCTACCTATGA
- a CDS encoding MFS transporter, with the protein MIKLSSGRKKLILFTTSLAAFQTPYNSTVLSFITPVLGRYFHVPLDVLIYVPIIYLIPLPTLMITLGRLSDIYGRVRMFRVGFILFLIGSILGSLAPNIYVLIIASLIMGFGSSILSPGSAAIVSQVFPEGERGFALGINAMAVYLGLTSAPFFGGLITQFLGWRFVLIITTVLTAVGLAISWLSMEGIELPRRVVRVDYLGALTFTLAILSIVMYLILSAVSGWLRYLYLLIIGIASLTAFIVIERKVVNPMLDLNLFTRNVSFMAGNITALLNYISTYSVPFLFSLYLQVVLGYNPFIAGLILVSEPVFMAALSPVSGKLSDKYGSREIAALGMGLIGLAFVMLLLLNIKYAIYIAISLMVLGIGFGFFSAPNTNSVMGSVTPDKYGVASGVLGTMRFMGQLLSITVASAILVSYLGRYAGLYLFTGIMMGNITVYQSFITGLRIVLVISAVLSFLGVYTSLLREK; encoded by the coding sequence ATGATAAAGTTAAGCAGTGGTAGGAAGAAATTGATATTGTTTACGACGTCCCTAGCCGCCTTCCAAACGCCCTATAACTCAACCGTTCTCTCCTTCATAACGCCGGTATTGGGTAGGTACTTCCATGTACCACTGGATGTTCTAATTTACGTACCAATAATATACCTTATACCATTACCAACATTAATGATAACCCTGGGCAGGTTAAGCGATATATACGGTAGGGTCAGAATGTTTAGGGTGGGCTTCATACTGTTCCTAATAGGTTCAATACTCGGCTCATTAGCGCCCAACATTTACGTATTAATAATTGCGTCATTAATAATGGGTTTTGGTTCATCAATACTATCACCAGGCTCCGCCGCCATTGTGAGCCAGGTATTTCCTGAGGGTGAGCGTGGATTTGCCCTTGGTATAAACGCGATGGCTGTTTACCTGGGCTTAACGTCGGCCCCATTCTTTGGCGGGTTAATAACGCAATTCCTTGGTTGGAGGTTTGTCTTGATAATAACTACTGTGTTAACGGCGGTTGGTCTGGCGATATCCTGGCTCTCGATGGAGGGTATTGAACTTCCTAGGCGTGTTGTGAGGGTTGATTACTTGGGTGCCCTTACCTTCACTTTAGCAATTTTGTCCATTGTGATGTACTTAATATTGTCGGCCGTGAGTGGGTGGCTGCGTTACCTATACCTATTAATTATTGGCATCGCGTCTCTTACGGCATTTATAGTGATTGAGAGGAAGGTCGTGAATCCAATGCTTGACCTTAACCTATTCACTAGGAATGTTTCGTTTATGGCTGGGAACATAACCGCACTGCTTAACTACATTAGTACGTACTCGGTACCATTCCTATTCTCACTATACCTGCAGGTCGTCCTTGGTTATAACCCATTCATTGCCGGGTTGATCCTAGTCTCGGAGCCCGTGTTCATGGCGGCATTATCGCCCGTCAGCGGCAAGCTCTCTGATAAGTATGGCTCTAGGGAGATAGCGGCATTGGGCATGGGCTTAATAGGCCTGGCCTTCGTAATGCTCCTACTCCTGAATATTAAGTATGCCATCTACATAGCCATCTCCCTAATGGTCCTGGGGATAGGCTTCGGCTTCTTCTCAGCGCCTAACACGAACTCGGTCATGGGCTCAGTCACCCCTGATAAGTACGGAGTTGCCTCCGGCGTCCTAGGCACAATGCGTTTCATGGGTCAGTTACTGAGCATTACCGTGGCCAGCGCAATACTGGTTAGTTACCTGGGTAGGTACGCAGGCCTTTACCTATTCACGGGCATAATGATGGGTAATATCACGGTATACCAATCATTCATTACTGGGTTGAGAATAGTGCTGGTGATATCGGCCGTGCTAAGCTTCTTAGGCGTATACACATCATTACTGCGTGAGAAATAA
- a CDS encoding mandelate racemase/muconate lactonizing enzyme family protein — MTTIKDIEIYSVSDLATAKASPWASVSIIVRVVTSDGQVGYGEAVPTLRVNQVVKAIEEVRRFMIGKDPFRIEYLFREWYKHEFYISRSFEAATAYSAVDIALHDLLGKYLGAPIYQFLGGLVNEKIKAYANGWYSDCVTPDDFAKRAKEVVSMGFKAMKFDPFGPYFDHMDEEGLEEAVERVRAVREAVGKYVDILIEVHGRFNVNTAIKMVKAMEQFDPLFIEEPVHPDLNFEGLAKIKAAVPGVRIAVGERIISVEEALQLLERGLVDVLQPDITNALGFTGMSRIRALTEAYGVELAPHNAFGPVQHVATLQFDASAYNLLIQESFYEFWPQWKRDIINNAIRLEDGYYRVPNRPGLGVDVNEKVLAEMRFEGMEPFHEEEPVWVIKGTWKRYR, encoded by the coding sequence ATGACGACGATTAAGGATATAGAGATATACTCAGTCAGTGACCTGGCGACCGCTAAGGCATCGCCGTGGGCTTCTGTCTCGATAATTGTTAGGGTTGTCACAAGTGATGGACAGGTTGGTTATGGGGAGGCCGTGCCCACCCTCAGGGTTAACCAAGTCGTTAAGGCCATTGAGGAGGTTAGGAGGTTCATGATTGGTAAAGATCCATTTAGGATTGAATATTTATTCAGAGAATGGTATAAGCATGAGTTCTACATTAGCCGTTCGTTTGAGGCAGCTACTGCGTATAGCGCTGTTGACATAGCACTACACGACCTACTGGGTAAGTACCTCGGTGCGCCCATATATCAATTCCTCGGCGGCCTTGTTAATGAGAAGATTAAGGCTTATGCAAATGGTTGGTATAGTGACTGCGTAACACCTGACGACTTTGCGAAGAGGGCTAAGGAGGTTGTGTCCATGGGTTTTAAGGCTATGAAATTCGACCCATTCGGGCCGTACTTCGATCATATGGATGAGGAGGGCCTTGAGGAGGCTGTGGAGAGGGTTAGGGCTGTTAGGGAGGCTGTGGGTAAGTACGTGGACATATTAATAGAGGTTCATGGCCGCTTCAATGTTAATACGGCTATTAAGATGGTTAAGGCCATGGAGCAATTCGACCCATTGTTCATCGAGGAGCCAGTACACCCTGACCTGAACTTTGAAGGTCTCGCCAAGATAAAGGCTGCGGTGCCCGGCGTCCGAATTGCGGTTGGTGAGAGGATAATCAGTGTTGAGGAGGCACTGCAGCTCCTGGAGAGGGGTTTGGTGGATGTTCTTCAGCCTGACATAACCAATGCCCTGGGTTTCACGGGTATGAGCAGGATTAGGGCTTTAACCGAGGCATATGGGGTCGAGTTGGCGCCGCACAACGCCTTTGGCCCTGTGCAGCACGTCGCGACTCTACAGTTTGATGCAAGTGCATATAACCTGCTAATTCAGGAGAGCTTCTACGAATTCTGGCCTCAGTGGAAGAGGGATATCATCAACAATGCCATTAGGCTCGAGGATGGTTATTACAGGGTGCCCAACAGACCTGGCCTTGGTGTTGACGTTAATGAGAAGGTTCTTGCCGAGATGAGGTTTGAGGGTATGGAGCCATTCCATGAGGAGGAGCCTGTCTGGGTCATAAAGGGCACATGGAAGAGGTATAGGTAA
- a CDS encoding DEAD/DEAH box helicase has translation MIRGDRLTVAKYMLEDEFIGELGSDRARMILYVHEDKPSEPSYGPPIDSLDLPKELIDKLRSFGIDRLYDFQWEAYQSIINGNNTVIMAGTGVGKTEAFLLPLITMIGREGIKAMIMYPTKALARDQLLRMQRYFTAINVSVMPYDGDTPSDIRSKIYSSPPDILITNPDMVSEALTHVGKFRDLLRNYGVVVLDDFHVYNGVFGAHVHYVLKRMRRFMRNYQFVVSTATVGNPVDFARELLGVDDVRLIRGPEGRRGLVRHVLVSPISRGRLAEAAELARVCVRRGMKCLVFADSHRFVELIKRFVDKAGFGDRVRVHRAGLTIEERHEVEDGFREGRYLVLLTTPTLEMGIDVGDADVAVMATIPPSYSKYLQRSGRVGRRGQRAYVIQVLGDDPMSTYYSSNPREFYMRKPEDLYVEWRNDEIAKRHCLLMAYERPVRSSSVDLYCEEVLKSLVSEGLVEVRGNYYVVSSKGREVAKAMHGIRGIGDVVKIVEGRRVIGHRELPMALRELHDGAIYLHGGRVYEVYKLDLGSRTAHVRRLPNDYDLYTTALYISEPKIDEVLEEGFIKSVPYQYVRLTIKEVVHGYVVKRFGSGEVVERREFNESFTYEFRTKGIIIYAPFITFSPFENVDVVERGRAYHAAEHIMIMVGENVVGAGPTDLGGISYPTGHIIIYDSYPGGSGTAKMLLKNIDEVLKISLNVLTHCTCIDGCPKCVYSPYCGNDNHYLSRRNAIRVIDAIIKGVSSRITELPNEGSYD, from the coding sequence ATGATTAGAGGCGATAGGTTAACAGTCGCTAAGTACATGCTTGAGGACGAATTCATCGGTGAATTAGGTAGTGATAGGGCTAGGATGATCCTTTACGTTCATGAGGACAAACCCTCAGAGCCGAGTTATGGCCCACCAATTGATAGTTTAGACCTGCCGAAGGAATTAATAGACAAGTTGAGGAGTTTTGGGATTGATAGACTTTACGACTTTCAGTGGGAGGCTTATCAATCAATTATTAATGGGAATAATACGGTAATAATGGCAGGGACTGGCGTTGGTAAGACCGAGGCATTCCTACTACCGTTAATAACGATGATTGGTAGGGAGGGCATTAAGGCAATGATTATGTACCCAACAAAGGCCCTCGCCAGGGATCAACTACTCAGGATGCAGAGGTACTTCACGGCCATCAACGTGTCCGTGATGCCTTATGATGGTGATACGCCAAGCGACATTAGGTCTAAGATATATTCCTCACCACCCGACATACTTATCACAAACCCTGACATGGTTAGTGAGGCCTTAACTCACGTTGGTAAGTTCAGGGATTTACTACGTAATTATGGCGTGGTCGTACTAGATGATTTCCATGTATATAATGGCGTTTTTGGAGCCCATGTTCATTACGTGCTCAAGAGGATGAGGAGGTTCATGAGGAATTATCAGTTCGTTGTTTCCACAGCCACGGTTGGCAACCCAGTTGATTTTGCCCGGGAGTTGCTCGGTGTTGATGATGTTAGGTTAATTAGGGGTCCAGAGGGTAGGAGGGGCTTAGTTAGGCACGTACTGGTTAGCCCGATAAGCAGGGGTAGGCTTGCTGAGGCTGCTGAGTTGGCTAGGGTGTGTGTTAGGAGGGGTATGAAGTGCCTGGTCTTTGCTGATAGCCATAGGTTTGTGGAGTTGATTAAGAGATTTGTCGACAAGGCCGGGTTTGGTGATAGGGTTAGGGTTCATAGGGCTGGGCTCACCATTGAGGAGAGGCATGAGGTTGAGGATGGGTTTAGGGAGGGCAGGTACTTAGTGCTCCTGACTACGCCGACTCTAGAAATGGGTATTGACGTTGGCGATGCGGATGTGGCCGTCATGGCGACAATACCACCCAGCTACTCAAAGTACCTGCAGAGGAGTGGTAGAGTTGGTAGGAGGGGTCAGAGGGCTTACGTGATTCAGGTCCTTGGGGATGACCCAATGAGCACCTACTATAGTTCAAATCCACGTGAGTTCTACATGAGGAAGCCAGAGGATCTGTACGTTGAGTGGAGGAATGACGAGATTGCCAAGAGGCACTGCCTATTGATGGCTTATGAAAGGCCTGTGAGGAGCAGCTCAGTGGATCTTTACTGTGAGGAGGTGCTTAAGTCCTTGGTCAGTGAGGGTTTAGTTGAGGTTAGGGGTAATTACTATGTAGTGAGTAGTAAGGGTCGTGAGGTCGCTAAGGCAATGCATGGCATTAGGGGTATTGGCGATGTTGTTAAGATAGTCGAGGGTAGGAGGGTAATCGGCCATAGAGAATTACCGATGGCACTAAGGGAGCTTCATGACGGTGCCATTTATCTTCATGGTGGTAGGGTCTACGAGGTCTATAAACTCGACCTTGGAAGCAGAACAGCCCACGTGAGAAGGTTACCGAACGACTACGATCTTTACACAACGGCGCTCTACATCTCTGAACCTAAGATTGATGAAGTACTTGAGGAGGGTTTCATAAAGTCCGTGCCCTATCAATACGTTCGGTTAACAATTAAGGAGGTGGTTCATGGTTACGTGGTTAAGAGATTCGGTAGTGGTGAGGTTGTGGAGAGGAGGGAATTCAATGAGTCATTCACGTATGAGTTCAGAACAAAGGGCATAATCATCTACGCGCCCTTCATAACCTTCAGTCCATTTGAGAATGTGGACGTCGTTGAGAGAGGCAGGGCTTACCATGCGGCTGAGCACATAATGATCATGGTTGGGGAGAATGTGGTTGGGGCAGGGCCCACGGATCTAGGTGGTATCTCATACCCAACTGGGCATATAATAATTTATGATTCATACCCAGGCGGTTCAGGCACCGCTAAAATGCTCCTTAAGAATATTGATGAAGTGCTTAAGATATCCCTTAACGTATTAACACACTGCACGTGTATTGATGGTTGTCCTAAATGTGTTTACTCGCCGTATTGCGGCAATGATAATCATTACCTATCAAGGAGGAATGCCATAAGGGTTATTGACGCGATAATTAAGGGTGTATCGTCAAGAATTACTGAATTACCTAACGAGGGGTCTTATGATTAG
- the udp gene encoding uridine phosphorylase → MSALRPTVGTKVYHLMAGPGDIAPYVLTPGDPDRVPRIARYWDSARAVATHREYVTYTGTYKGAPISAVSTGIGGPAAAIAIEELLTLGANTFIRVGTTGALHEWIRVGDVIINTGAVRFDGASNAYAMPEYPAVASYDVVLALITAAEMLGVKYHVGLTASTADFYVGQGRPGFRDYQPPWSRDIVDTLSSMNVLNFEMEAATIYTIANIHGARAGGIMAVIANRKTNEFVPDAGVEDAIKVANEAVRILYEWDTIKSNMGLKYLTMNVIKEWVKR, encoded by the coding sequence ATGTCCGCACTAAGACCAACAGTGGGTACAAAGGTATACCACTTAATGGCTGGTCCCGGTGACATAGCACCATACGTATTAACACCAGGCGACCCTGACAGGGTACCCAGGATCGCCAGGTACTGGGATTCTGCCCGCGCCGTGGCAACGCATAGGGAGTACGTAACCTACACAGGCACTTACAAGGGCGCCCCAATATCGGCTGTATCCACTGGGATTGGTGGGCCTGCGGCGGCAATAGCCATCGAGGAATTACTTACTCTCGGCGCAAATACCTTCATTAGGGTTGGCACGACTGGGGCACTACATGAGTGGATTAGGGTTGGTGACGTCATCATTAATACCGGTGCCGTTAGATTTGACGGAGCAAGCAATGCCTACGCAATGCCTGAATACCCGGCAGTGGCCAGCTACGACGTGGTTCTAGCCCTTATAACAGCTGCAGAGATGCTTGGCGTTAAATATCACGTTGGATTAACAGCATCCACGGCGGACTTCTACGTGGGCCAGGGCAGACCAGGATTCAGGGACTATCAACCACCCTGGTCAAGAGATATTGTTGATACATTATCCTCAATGAACGTGCTAAACTTCGAGATGGAGGCCGCAACCATATACACAATAGCCAACATACATGGAGCAAGGGCTGGGGGCATCATGGCAGTAATAGCTAATAGAAAGACTAACGAATTTGTGCCAGATGCCGGAGTCGAAGATGCGATAAAGGTGGCTAATGAAGCCGTTAGGATACTCTACGAGTGGGATACCATCAAGTCTAACATGGGGCTTAAGTACTTAACAATGAACGTAATTAAGGAGTGGGTTAAAAGGTGA
- a CDS encoding MFS transporter: MRSRVLVMLGVLIPFLMSAYCVFSITYLFPEIARVMHVSISALSFTVTLSFIGGAVGGVIIGMIADAYGRRVGLAVSIILFSIATLTAGFAMNIWVLYITWFLVGFGVNPENGITYSVIAENWSRGRGLIGGVVQGLYFVGLMIDAIVTSLVAEWRLALMLIGITSLLVSLPWVFIIPETVRKVGITRVNYSELFSGNYLLITIFGTILVASAFLLTVPLASLAPTYMRIIGIEPLSTWLIVLPIIGAVAYGLAGYLSDVIGRDRTLIILSIVALIASILLIIVSTTAPLMHVVPYSLALAYFSSSVFAYLGVWMSELYPIRIRATASNFIFTLGRLLGGIGPALVAMAFSNDLGLGIGIVMAICSVLALISTVNLRSVTHRVMFD; encoded by the coding sequence ATGAGGTCACGCGTATTAGTGATGCTTGGCGTGTTAATACCATTCTTAATGAGTGCGTATTGTGTATTCTCAATAACGTACCTATTCCCTGAAATTGCGAGGGTAATGCATGTAAGTATATCTGCATTATCATTTACAGTCACCTTATCATTCATTGGCGGCGCGGTGGGTGGTGTTATCATCGGGATGATTGCGGACGCTTACGGTCGTAGGGTTGGACTGGCAGTGTCCATTATATTATTCTCCATAGCGACGTTAACCGCGGGTTTTGCAATGAACATATGGGTATTATACATAACCTGGTTTCTCGTTGGCTTTGGCGTTAATCCTGAGAATGGAATTACATACTCAGTGATCGCTGAAAACTGGTCCAGGGGCAGGGGGTTAATTGGTGGTGTTGTTCAGGGCCTTTACTTTGTGGGGTTGATGATAGACGCCATAGTGACTAGTCTAGTGGCAGAATGGAGACTCGCCCTCATGCTTATTGGTATTACTAGCTTATTGGTCTCACTTCCCTGGGTTTTTATAATTCCTGAGACGGTCAGGAAGGTCGGAATCACTAGGGTCAATTACAGCGAATTATTCAGTGGTAATTACCTGTTGATAACGATATTCGGCACAATACTGGTGGCCTCCGCATTCCTACTAACGGTGCCCCTAGCCAGTTTAGCGCCGACATACATGAGGATCATTGGAATCGAACCACTAAGCACCTGGTTAATAGTCCTACCCATAATTGGTGCTGTGGCCTATGGATTGGCTGGCTACCTATCAGATGTGATTGGTAGGGATAGGACATTGATAATACTCTCCATAGTTGCCCTAATAGCCTCAATACTGCTCATTATAGTATCAACCACGGCTCCATTAATGCACGTGGTACCCTACTCATTAGCTCTGGCGTACTTCTCAAGCTCAGTATTTGCATACTTAGGTGTTTGGATGAGTGAATTATACCCAATTAGGATTAGGGCTACTGCTTCGAATTTCATATTTACCCTAGGCAGGTTATTGGGTGGTATTGGACCGGCCTTGGTCGCTATGGCATTCAGTAATGACTTAGGGCTGGGCATTGGCATTGTAATGGCAATATGCTCAGTACTGGCATTGATATCTACGGTAAACCTAAGAAGCGTTACACACAGAGTTATGTTTGATTAA
- a CDS encoding aldehyde dehydrogenase family protein, protein MPTVSYGKFTIEIPVRVKLFIDGEEVSSSKGKTFTRENPAQFDQTIAVIEEASTDDLNRAVDLAREVFDKDKYGWVTNYRQRLRILYKTAEILREEAERIAVTVALENGMPIRQARAHVLAAAEIFEFYAGLADKVYGDSIVLSNGNVSLIFKEPVGVVAAVSPWNFPMTQAARKIAPALAAGCTVVWKPASYTPMSAMEIYRALAKAGLPKGVVNVIYGPGATVGNELVRHPRIDYVSFTGETTTGKLIMQQAAASIKRIGLELGGKNPGIVFDDASIEEAVRAIVFGGLRNTGQACGAISRVLVHESVHEKLVNRLAEVAKGLVIGYPLDDNTDMGPLVSKAQEEKVLGYIDFGKKAGFKVALDGGKLSGGIYDKGYFVSPVIFDDVDPKSRLAQEEIFGPVIAVIPFKTEQEAIEIANNVIYGLTASIFTKDPARALRVARKLQAGTVWINDAYTQPTEGIWGGYKQSGIGRELGLYGLEEFLEIKQVYVDTTGSLDRPHWRTVMKIDKL, encoded by the coding sequence ATGCCAACGGTATCCTATGGGAAGTTCACCATAGAAATACCCGTTAGAGTCAAATTGTTCATAGATGGCGAAGAGGTATCCTCAAGCAAGGGCAAGACATTTACCAGGGAGAACCCTGCGCAGTTTGACCAAACGATCGCCGTTATTGAGGAGGCCTCCACAGACGACCTTAACAGGGCTGTTGACCTGGCTAGGGAGGTCTTTGATAAGGATAAGTATGGCTGGGTTACGAACTATAGGCAGAGGCTTAGGATTTTATATAAAACGGCTGAGATACTTAGGGAGGAGGCCGAGAGGATAGCCGTTACGGTGGCGCTGGAGAATGGAATGCCCATTAGGCAGGCTAGGGCCCATGTACTCGCCGCAGCCGAAATTTTCGAATTCTACGCAGGCCTTGCCGATAAGGTCTATGGTGACTCCATCGTACTCAGCAATGGTAATGTGTCATTGATATTTAAGGAGCCTGTTGGGGTAGTTGCTGCCGTATCGCCATGGAACTTCCCGATGACTCAGGCGGCTAGGAAGATAGCGCCCGCCTTGGCTGCGGGCTGCACGGTGGTTTGGAAGCCAGCCAGTTACACACCTATGAGTGCCATGGAGATTTACAGAGCATTGGCTAAGGCTGGTCTTCCCAAGGGCGTTGTTAATGTAATCTATGGGCCTGGAGCCACTGTTGGTAATGAGTTGGTTAGGCACCCAAGGATTGATTACGTCAGCTTTACTGGAGAGACCACGACAGGTAAATTAATCATGCAGCAGGCGGCGGCCAGTATTAAGAGGATTGGGCTTGAGCTCGGTGGTAAGAACCCAGGTATTGTGTTTGATGATGCAAGTATTGAGGAGGCCGTTAGGGCTATTGTGTTTGGCGGTCTCAGGAATACCGGACAGGCCTGCGGCGCCATTAGTAGGGTATTGGTTCATGAGAGCGTGCATGAGAAGCTAGTCAATAGGTTGGCCGAGGTTGCTAAGGGCTTAGTCATTGGTTATCCACTTGATGATAACACGGACATGGGGCCACTCGTGTCCAAGGCCCAGGAGGAGAAGGTGCTTGGCTACATAGACTTCGGTAAGAAGGCTGGGTTCAAGGTGGCGCTTGACGGAGGTAAACTAAGCGGTGGCATATATGACAAGGGATACTTCGTGAGTCCCGTGATCTTTGACGATGTTGATCCAAAGAGTAGACTTGCCCAGGAGGAGATATTTGGGCCGGTCATAGCAGTCATACCATTTAAGACCGAGCAGGAGGCCATCGAGATAGCGAATAACGTGATTTACGGACTCACAGCATCCATATTCACCAAAGACCCAGCAAGGGCCCTAAGGGTGGCCAGGAAGCTCCAGGCAGGCACAGTATGGATTAACGACGCCTACACACAACCAACAGAAGGCATCTGGGGCGGCTATAAGCAGTCAGGCATTGGACGTGAACTAGGCCTATACGGCCTTGAGGAATTCCTAGAGATCAAGCAGGTCTACGTAGACACCACGGGCAGCCTTGATAGGCCGCACTGGAGGACCGTGATGAAGATTGATAAGCTATGA